One stretch of Paramormyrops kingsleyae isolate MSU_618 chromosome 4, PKINGS_0.4, whole genome shotgun sequence DNA includes these proteins:
- the map7d2b gene encoding uncharacterized protein map7d2b isoform X6, with the protein MEQPVPSLRRRSDGSVRENLFFPVLEQNMQQKLVSLSQWGPENSDPRIKRWTWAGTDTPPEGTYGSSLTPDLETLPGIIDEYMPPSPQRSMYQRSLSHTDDKRTRTESPAGTSDFAKTEPLGAERCTISLPSSSPIRRPESPATPTRRPSLRTPNQGPGTPRRIKSSLPGRRGQSPCPGGLYPPSPLKNGSAYNGTENRKLDGEEKGARNHVPSERRSSRTETPERKMPRPASRELAADASPVTPTGKPVAGTTDAEEATRILAERRRQARLQKEQEEKQRREQEEEERLRKEELRRQQEEEERLLEEKRQREEQERRHALEEERWLKEQRWRDLQAQLEREREEVEFRAQKEAERKRIEREMLKLQEEQERLQRKKRIEEIMKRTRKTDPETKKDAVWVEPSCPVSLPQSVSSSLHDLRAGTGEVNMQTNVQVSGRSFGQLGPPGPPVSCLIGQGVDDLADEVQAMDVRNARNTTWMDPQPSKRDLPATQWNRETLLI; encoded by the exons ATGGAGCAGCCAGTGCCCAGCCTGCGTCGCCGCAGCGATGGCTCTGTCAGGGAGAACCTCTTTTTCCCCGTGCTCGAGCAGAACATGCAGCAGAAACTGGTGTCGCTCTCCCAGTGGGGCCCTGAGAACAGCGACCCCCGCATCAAGCGCTGGACCTGGGCAGGCACTGATACCCCCCCAGAGG GTACCTACGGAAGCAGCCTCACTCCGGATCTTGAGACCCTGCCTGGAATCATCGATGAATACA TGCCTCCTAGCCCTCAGAGGTCCATGTACCAGCGCTCTCTAAGTCATACTGACGACAAGAGGACCAGAACTGAATCACCAGCTGGAACCTCTGACTTCGCTAAG ACAGAGCCACTGGGTGCAGAGAGATGCACTATCAGCCTGCCCAGCAGCTCCCCCATCAGGCGCCCTGAGTCACCCGCCACCCCGACCAGGCGACCCTCTCTCCGCACCCCTAACCAGGGCCCTGGCACACCCAGAAG GATAAAATCTTCCCTTCCCGGGAGGCGAGGCCAGTCGCCCTGCCCTGGGGGGCTGTACCCCCCATCACCACTGAAAAATGGCTCTGCTTACAACGGCACAGAAAATAGAAAGCTAGATGGGGAAGAGAAGGGGGCCAGAAACCACGTCCCCTCTGAGAGGAGGTCATCAAGGACAGAGACTCCCGAGAGGAAGATGCCCAGGCCGGCGAGCAGAGAGCTGGCTGCAG ATGCATCCCCAGTGACGCCCACAGGAAAACCTGTTGCCGGGACAACAGATGCAGAGGAAGCCACTAGAATCCTGGCAGAGAGACGACGCCAGGCCCGTTTGcagaaggagcaggaggagaagcagcggcgtgagcaggaggaagaggagag GCTGAGAAAGGAGGAACTGAGAAGGcagcaggaggaagaggaacGTCTCCTAGAGGAGAAGAGGCAGAGGGAGGAGCAGGAGCGGAGACATGCACTGGAGGAGGAACGATGGCTCAAGGAGCAACGCTGGAGGGATCTGCAGGCCCAGCTGGAGAGAGAG AGAGAGGAGGTGGAATTTCGGGCCCAGAAGGAGGCAGAACGTAAGCGCATTGAGAGGGAGATGCTGAAActgcaggaagagcaggagAGACTGCAGAGGAAAAAG AGGATTGAAGAGATCATGAAGAGGACCAGGAAGACAGATCCTGAGACCAAG AAGGATGCTGTTTGGGTGGAGCCGTCatgtcctgtctctctcccgCAGTCTGTCTCGTCCTCCCTACATGACCTCAGAG CAGGTACAGGGGAAGTCAACATGCAGACAAATGTCCAGGTGAGTGGGCGGAGCTTCGGGCAGCTGGGGCCACCGGGGCCGCCAGTGTCCTGTCTCATTGGCCAGGGAGTGGACGACCTTGCTGATGAAGTTCAGGCCATGGATGTCAG AAATGCCCGGAATACCACATGGATGGATCCGCAGCCGTCCAAAAGAGACCTTCCTGCAACCCAATGGAACCGGGAGACTTTACTTATATAG
- the map7d2b gene encoding uncharacterized protein map7d2b isoform X7, translated as MNTVMTLSSLPPSPQRSMYQRSLSHTDDKRTRTESPAGTSDFAKTEPLGAERCTISLPSSSPIRRPESPATPTRRPSLRTPNQGPGTPRRIKSSLPGRRGQSPCPGGLYPPSPLKNGSAYNGTENRKLDGEEKGARNHVPSERRSSRTETPERKMPRPASRELAADASPVTPTGKPVAGTTDAEEATRILAERRRQARLQKEQEEKQRREQEEEERLRKEELRRQQEEEERLLEEKRQREEQERRHALEEERWLKEQRWRDLQAQLEREREEVEFRAQKEAERKRIEREMLKLQEEQERLQRKKRIEEIMKRTRKTDPETKKDAVWVEPSCPVSLPQSVSSSLHDLRAGTGEVNMQTNVQVSGRSFGQLGPPGPPVSCLIGQGVDDLADEVQAMDVSPVSKEELLPVQGFLPAEIQNKSTSSGQVLDDLLRLTGFVSNPKLAPEASLGDCNKNVIEGFCPSADSQMIQSLTQRSGTLSLQ; from the exons ATGAATACAGTAATGACACTGAgctcac TGCCTCCTAGCCCTCAGAGGTCCATGTACCAGCGCTCTCTAAGTCATACTGACGACAAGAGGACCAGAACTGAATCACCAGCTGGAACCTCTGACTTCGCTAAG ACAGAGCCACTGGGTGCAGAGAGATGCACTATCAGCCTGCCCAGCAGCTCCCCCATCAGGCGCCCTGAGTCACCCGCCACCCCGACCAGGCGACCCTCTCTCCGCACCCCTAACCAGGGCCCTGGCACACCCAGAAG GATAAAATCTTCCCTTCCCGGGAGGCGAGGCCAGTCGCCCTGCCCTGGGGGGCTGTACCCCCCATCACCACTGAAAAATGGCTCTGCTTACAACGGCACAGAAAATAGAAAGCTAGATGGGGAAGAGAAGGGGGCCAGAAACCACGTCCCCTCTGAGAGGAGGTCATCAAGGACAGAGACTCCCGAGAGGAAGATGCCCAGGCCGGCGAGCAGAGAGCTGGCTGCAG ATGCATCCCCAGTGACGCCCACAGGAAAACCTGTTGCCGGGACAACAGATGCAGAGGAAGCCACTAGAATCCTGGCAGAGAGACGACGCCAGGCCCGTTTGcagaaggagcaggaggagaagcagcggcgtgagcaggaggaagaggagag GCTGAGAAAGGAGGAACTGAGAAGGcagcaggaggaagaggaacGTCTCCTAGAGGAGAAGAGGCAGAGGGAGGAGCAGGAGCGGAGACATGCACTGGAGGAGGAACGATGGCTCAAGGAGCAACGCTGGAGGGATCTGCAGGCCCAGCTGGAGAGAGAG AGAGAGGAGGTGGAATTTCGGGCCCAGAAGGAGGCAGAACGTAAGCGCATTGAGAGGGAGATGCTGAAActgcaggaagagcaggagAGACTGCAGAGGAAAAAG AGGATTGAAGAGATCATGAAGAGGACCAGGAAGACAGATCCTGAGACCAAG AAGGATGCTGTTTGGGTGGAGCCGTCatgtcctgtctctctcccgCAGTCTGTCTCGTCCTCCCTACATGACCTCAGAG CAGGTACAGGGGAAGTCAACATGCAGACAAATGTCCAGGTGAGTGGGCGGAGCTTCGGGCAGCTGGGGCCACCGGGGCCGCCAGTGTCCTGTCTCATTGGCCAGGGAGTGGACGACCTTGCTGATGAAGTTCAGGCCATGGATGTCAG CCCAGTCTCTAAGGAGGAGCTCCTCCCTGTCCAGGGATTCTTGCCTGCTGAGATCCAAAACAAGAGCACGAGCAGTGGGCAGGTCCTGGATGACCTGCTGCGCCTCACGGGCTTCGTGTCCAATCCTAAGCTTGCTCCTGAGGCCAGCCTGGGTGACTGCAACAAAAACGTGATTGAGGGCTTCTGCCCTAGCGCTGACTCACAGATGATCCAGTCTCTGACCCAGAGGTCAGGCACCCTCAGCCTGCAGTAG
- the map7d2b gene encoding uncharacterized protein map7d2b isoform X5, with the protein MEQPVPSLRRRSDGSVRENLFFPVLEQNMQQKLVSLSQWGPENSDPRIKRWTWAGTDTPPEGTYGSSLTPDLETLPGIIDEYMPPSPQRSMYQRSLSHTDDKRTRTESPAGTSDFAKTEPLGAERCTISLPSSSPIRRPESPATPTRRPSLRTPNQGPGTPRRIKSSLPGRRGQSPCPGGLYPPSPLKNGSAYNGTENRKLDGEEKGARNHVPSERRSSRTETPERKMPRPASRELAADASPVTPTGKPVAGTTDAEEATRILAERRRQARLQKEQEEKQRREQEEEERLRKEELRRQQEEEERLLEEKRQREEQERRHALEEERWLKEQRWRDLQAQLEREREEVEFRAQKEAERKRIEREMLKLQEEQERLQRKKRIEEIMKRTRKTDPETKSVSSSLHDLRGTGEVNMQTNVQVSGRSFGQLGPPGPPVSCLIGQGVDDLADEVQAMDVSPVSKEELLPVQGFLPAEIQNKSTSSGQVLDDLLRLTGFVSNPKLAPEASLGDCNKNVIEGFCPSADSQMIQSLTQRSGTLSLQ; encoded by the exons ATGGAGCAGCCAGTGCCCAGCCTGCGTCGCCGCAGCGATGGCTCTGTCAGGGAGAACCTCTTTTTCCCCGTGCTCGAGCAGAACATGCAGCAGAAACTGGTGTCGCTCTCCCAGTGGGGCCCTGAGAACAGCGACCCCCGCATCAAGCGCTGGACCTGGGCAGGCACTGATACCCCCCCAGAGG GTACCTACGGAAGCAGCCTCACTCCGGATCTTGAGACCCTGCCTGGAATCATCGATGAATACA TGCCTCCTAGCCCTCAGAGGTCCATGTACCAGCGCTCTCTAAGTCATACTGACGACAAGAGGACCAGAACTGAATCACCAGCTGGAACCTCTGACTTCGCTAAG ACAGAGCCACTGGGTGCAGAGAGATGCACTATCAGCCTGCCCAGCAGCTCCCCCATCAGGCGCCCTGAGTCACCCGCCACCCCGACCAGGCGACCCTCTCTCCGCACCCCTAACCAGGGCCCTGGCACACCCAGAAG GATAAAATCTTCCCTTCCCGGGAGGCGAGGCCAGTCGCCCTGCCCTGGGGGGCTGTACCCCCCATCACCACTGAAAAATGGCTCTGCTTACAACGGCACAGAAAATAGAAAGCTAGATGGGGAAGAGAAGGGGGCCAGAAACCACGTCCCCTCTGAGAGGAGGTCATCAAGGACAGAGACTCCCGAGAGGAAGATGCCCAGGCCGGCGAGCAGAGAGCTGGCTGCAG ATGCATCCCCAGTGACGCCCACAGGAAAACCTGTTGCCGGGACAACAGATGCAGAGGAAGCCACTAGAATCCTGGCAGAGAGACGACGCCAGGCCCGTTTGcagaaggagcaggaggagaagcagcggcgtgagcaggaggaagaggagag GCTGAGAAAGGAGGAACTGAGAAGGcagcaggaggaagaggaacGTCTCCTAGAGGAGAAGAGGCAGAGGGAGGAGCAGGAGCGGAGACATGCACTGGAGGAGGAACGATGGCTCAAGGAGCAACGCTGGAGGGATCTGCAGGCCCAGCTGGAGAGAGAG AGAGAGGAGGTGGAATTTCGGGCCCAGAAGGAGGCAGAACGTAAGCGCATTGAGAGGGAGATGCTGAAActgcaggaagagcaggagAGACTGCAGAGGAAAAAG AGGATTGAAGAGATCATGAAGAGGACCAGGAAGACAGATCCTGAGACCAAG TCTGTCTCGTCCTCCCTACATGACCTCAGAG GTACAGGGGAAGTCAACATGCAGACAAATGTCCAGGTGAGTGGGCGGAGCTTCGGGCAGCTGGGGCCACCGGGGCCGCCAGTGTCCTGTCTCATTGGCCAGGGAGTGGACGACCTTGCTGATGAAGTTCAGGCCATGGATGTCAG CCCAGTCTCTAAGGAGGAGCTCCTCCCTGTCCAGGGATTCTTGCCTGCTGAGATCCAAAACAAGAGCACGAGCAGTGGGCAGGTCCTGGATGACCTGCTGCGCCTCACGGGCTTCGTGTCCAATCCTAAGCTTGCTCCTGAGGCCAGCCTGGGTGACTGCAACAAAAACGTGATTGAGGGCTTCTGCCCTAGCGCTGACTCACAGATGATCCAGTCTCTGACCCAGAGGTCAGGCACCCTCAGCCTGCAGTAG
- the map7d2b gene encoding uncharacterized protein map7d2b isoform X3, giving the protein MALSGRTSFSPCSSRTCSRNWCRSPSGALRTATPASSAGPGQALIPPQRVPTEAASLRILRPCLESSMNTVMTLSSLPPSPQRSMYQRSLSHTDDKRTRTESPAGTSDFAKTEPLGAERCTISLPSSSPIRRPESPATPTRRPSLRTPNQGPGTPRRIKSSLPGRRGQSPCPGGLYPPSPLKNGSAYNGTENRKLDGEEKGARNHVPSERRSSRTETPERKMPRPASRELAADASPVTPTGKPVAGTTDAEEATRILAERRRQARLQKEQEEKQRREQEEEERLRKEELRRQQEEEERLLEEKRQREEQERRHALEEERWLKEQRWRDLQAQLEREREEVEFRAQKEAERKRIEREMLKLQEEQERLQRKKRIEEIMKRTRKTDPETKKDAVWVEPSCPVSLPQSVSSSLHDLRAGTGEVNMQTNVQVSGRSFGQLGPPGPPVSCLIGQGVDDLADEVQAMDVSPVSKEELLPVQGFLPAEIQNKSTSSGQVLDDLLRLTGFVSNPKLAPEASLGDCNKNVIEGFCPSADSQMIQSLTQRSGTLSLQ; this is encoded by the exons ATGGCTCTGTCAGGGAGAACCTCTTTTTCCCCGTGCTCGAGCAGAACATGCAGCAGAAACTGGTGTCGCTCTCCCAGTGGGGCCCTGAGAACAGCGACCCCCGCATCAAGCGCTGGACCTGGGCAGGCACTGATACCCCCCCAGAGG GTACCTACGGAAGCAGCCTCACTCCGGATCTTGAGACCCTGCCTGGAATCATCGATGAATACAGTAATGACACTGAgctcac TGCCTCCTAGCCCTCAGAGGTCCATGTACCAGCGCTCTCTAAGTCATACTGACGACAAGAGGACCAGAACTGAATCACCAGCTGGAACCTCTGACTTCGCTAAG ACAGAGCCACTGGGTGCAGAGAGATGCACTATCAGCCTGCCCAGCAGCTCCCCCATCAGGCGCCCTGAGTCACCCGCCACCCCGACCAGGCGACCCTCTCTCCGCACCCCTAACCAGGGCCCTGGCACACCCAGAAG GATAAAATCTTCCCTTCCCGGGAGGCGAGGCCAGTCGCCCTGCCCTGGGGGGCTGTACCCCCCATCACCACTGAAAAATGGCTCTGCTTACAACGGCACAGAAAATAGAAAGCTAGATGGGGAAGAGAAGGGGGCCAGAAACCACGTCCCCTCTGAGAGGAGGTCATCAAGGACAGAGACTCCCGAGAGGAAGATGCCCAGGCCGGCGAGCAGAGAGCTGGCTGCAG ATGCATCCCCAGTGACGCCCACAGGAAAACCTGTTGCCGGGACAACAGATGCAGAGGAAGCCACTAGAATCCTGGCAGAGAGACGACGCCAGGCCCGTTTGcagaaggagcaggaggagaagcagcggcgtgagcaggaggaagaggagag GCTGAGAAAGGAGGAACTGAGAAGGcagcaggaggaagaggaacGTCTCCTAGAGGAGAAGAGGCAGAGGGAGGAGCAGGAGCGGAGACATGCACTGGAGGAGGAACGATGGCTCAAGGAGCAACGCTGGAGGGATCTGCAGGCCCAGCTGGAGAGAGAG AGAGAGGAGGTGGAATTTCGGGCCCAGAAGGAGGCAGAACGTAAGCGCATTGAGAGGGAGATGCTGAAActgcaggaagagcaggagAGACTGCAGAGGAAAAAG AGGATTGAAGAGATCATGAAGAGGACCAGGAAGACAGATCCTGAGACCAAG AAGGATGCTGTTTGGGTGGAGCCGTCatgtcctgtctctctcccgCAGTCTGTCTCGTCCTCCCTACATGACCTCAGAG CAGGTACAGGGGAAGTCAACATGCAGACAAATGTCCAGGTGAGTGGGCGGAGCTTCGGGCAGCTGGGGCCACCGGGGCCGCCAGTGTCCTGTCTCATTGGCCAGGGAGTGGACGACCTTGCTGATGAAGTTCAGGCCATGGATGTCAG CCCAGTCTCTAAGGAGGAGCTCCTCCCTGTCCAGGGATTCTTGCCTGCTGAGATCCAAAACAAGAGCACGAGCAGTGGGCAGGTCCTGGATGACCTGCTGCGCCTCACGGGCTTCGTGTCCAATCCTAAGCTTGCTCCTGAGGCCAGCCTGGGTGACTGCAACAAAAACGTGATTGAGGGCTTCTGCCCTAGCGCTGACTCACAGATGATCCAGTCTCTGACCCAGAGGTCAGGCACCCTCAGCCTGCAGTAG
- the map7d2b gene encoding uncharacterized protein map7d2b isoform X4, which produces MEQPVPSLRRRSDGSVRENLFFPVLEQNMQQKLVSLSQWGPENSDPRIKRWTWAGTDTPPEGTYGSSLTPDLETLPGIIDEYMPPSPQRSMYQRSLSHTDDKRTRTESPAGTSDFAKTEPLGAERCTISLPSSSPIRRPESPATPTRRPSLRTPNQGPGTPRRIKSSLPGRRGQSPCPGGLYPPSPLKNGSAYNGTENRKLDGEEKGARNHVPSERRSSRTETPERKMPRPASRELAADASPVTPTGKPVAGTTDAEEATRILAERRRQARLQKEQEEKQRREQEEEERLRKEELRRQQEEEERLLEEKRQREEQERRHALEEERWLKEQRWRDLQAQLEREREEVEFRAQKEAERKRIEREMLKLQEEQERLQRKKRIEEIMKRTRKTDPETKSVSSSLHDLRAGTGEVNMQTNVQVSGRSFGQLGPPGPPVSCLIGQGVDDLADEVQAMDVSPVSKEELLPVQGFLPAEIQNKSTSSGQVLDDLLRLTGFVSNPKLAPEASLGDCNKNVIEGFCPSADSQMIQSLTQRSGTLSLQ; this is translated from the exons ATGGAGCAGCCAGTGCCCAGCCTGCGTCGCCGCAGCGATGGCTCTGTCAGGGAGAACCTCTTTTTCCCCGTGCTCGAGCAGAACATGCAGCAGAAACTGGTGTCGCTCTCCCAGTGGGGCCCTGAGAACAGCGACCCCCGCATCAAGCGCTGGACCTGGGCAGGCACTGATACCCCCCCAGAGG GTACCTACGGAAGCAGCCTCACTCCGGATCTTGAGACCCTGCCTGGAATCATCGATGAATACA TGCCTCCTAGCCCTCAGAGGTCCATGTACCAGCGCTCTCTAAGTCATACTGACGACAAGAGGACCAGAACTGAATCACCAGCTGGAACCTCTGACTTCGCTAAG ACAGAGCCACTGGGTGCAGAGAGATGCACTATCAGCCTGCCCAGCAGCTCCCCCATCAGGCGCCCTGAGTCACCCGCCACCCCGACCAGGCGACCCTCTCTCCGCACCCCTAACCAGGGCCCTGGCACACCCAGAAG GATAAAATCTTCCCTTCCCGGGAGGCGAGGCCAGTCGCCCTGCCCTGGGGGGCTGTACCCCCCATCACCACTGAAAAATGGCTCTGCTTACAACGGCACAGAAAATAGAAAGCTAGATGGGGAAGAGAAGGGGGCCAGAAACCACGTCCCCTCTGAGAGGAGGTCATCAAGGACAGAGACTCCCGAGAGGAAGATGCCCAGGCCGGCGAGCAGAGAGCTGGCTGCAG ATGCATCCCCAGTGACGCCCACAGGAAAACCTGTTGCCGGGACAACAGATGCAGAGGAAGCCACTAGAATCCTGGCAGAGAGACGACGCCAGGCCCGTTTGcagaaggagcaggaggagaagcagcggcgtgagcaggaggaagaggagag GCTGAGAAAGGAGGAACTGAGAAGGcagcaggaggaagaggaacGTCTCCTAGAGGAGAAGAGGCAGAGGGAGGAGCAGGAGCGGAGACATGCACTGGAGGAGGAACGATGGCTCAAGGAGCAACGCTGGAGGGATCTGCAGGCCCAGCTGGAGAGAGAG AGAGAGGAGGTGGAATTTCGGGCCCAGAAGGAGGCAGAACGTAAGCGCATTGAGAGGGAGATGCTGAAActgcaggaagagcaggagAGACTGCAGAGGAAAAAG AGGATTGAAGAGATCATGAAGAGGACCAGGAAGACAGATCCTGAGACCAAG TCTGTCTCGTCCTCCCTACATGACCTCAGAG CAGGTACAGGGGAAGTCAACATGCAGACAAATGTCCAGGTGAGTGGGCGGAGCTTCGGGCAGCTGGGGCCACCGGGGCCGCCAGTGTCCTGTCTCATTGGCCAGGGAGTGGACGACCTTGCTGATGAAGTTCAGGCCATGGATGTCAG CCCAGTCTCTAAGGAGGAGCTCCTCCCTGTCCAGGGATTCTTGCCTGCTGAGATCCAAAACAAGAGCACGAGCAGTGGGCAGGTCCTGGATGACCTGCTGCGCCTCACGGGCTTCGTGTCCAATCCTAAGCTTGCTCCTGAGGCCAGCCTGGGTGACTGCAACAAAAACGTGATTGAGGGCTTCTGCCCTAGCGCTGACTCACAGATGATCCAGTCTCTGACCCAGAGGTCAGGCACCCTCAGCCTGCAGTAG
- the map7d2b gene encoding uncharacterized protein map7d2b isoform X2, producing MEQPVPSLRRRSDGSVRENLFFPVLEQNMQQKLVSLSQWGPENSDPRIKRWTWAGTDTPPEGTYGSSLTPDLETLPGIIDEYMPPSPQRSMYQRSLSHTDDKRTRTESPAGTSDFAKTEPLGAERCTISLPSSSPIRRPESPATPTRRPSLRTPNQGPGTPRRIKSSLPGRRGQSPCPGGLYPPSPLKNGSAYNGTENRKLDGEEKGARNHVPSERRSSRTETPERKMPRPASRELAADASPVTPTGKPVAGTTDAEEATRILAERRRQARLQKEQEEKQRREQEEEERLRKEELRRQQEEEERLLEEKRQREEQERRHALEEERWLKEQRWRDLQAQLEREREEVEFRAQKEAERKRIEREMLKLQEEQERLQRKKRIEEIMKRTRKTDPETKKDAVWVEPSCPVSLPQSVSSSLHDLRGTGEVNMQTNVQVSGRSFGQLGPPGPPVSCLIGQGVDDLADEVQAMDVSPVSKEELLPVQGFLPAEIQNKSTSSGQVLDDLLRLTGFVSNPKLAPEASLGDCNKNVIEGFCPSADSQMIQSLTQRSGTLSLQ from the exons ATGGAGCAGCCAGTGCCCAGCCTGCGTCGCCGCAGCGATGGCTCTGTCAGGGAGAACCTCTTTTTCCCCGTGCTCGAGCAGAACATGCAGCAGAAACTGGTGTCGCTCTCCCAGTGGGGCCCTGAGAACAGCGACCCCCGCATCAAGCGCTGGACCTGGGCAGGCACTGATACCCCCCCAGAGG GTACCTACGGAAGCAGCCTCACTCCGGATCTTGAGACCCTGCCTGGAATCATCGATGAATACA TGCCTCCTAGCCCTCAGAGGTCCATGTACCAGCGCTCTCTAAGTCATACTGACGACAAGAGGACCAGAACTGAATCACCAGCTGGAACCTCTGACTTCGCTAAG ACAGAGCCACTGGGTGCAGAGAGATGCACTATCAGCCTGCCCAGCAGCTCCCCCATCAGGCGCCCTGAGTCACCCGCCACCCCGACCAGGCGACCCTCTCTCCGCACCCCTAACCAGGGCCCTGGCACACCCAGAAG GATAAAATCTTCCCTTCCCGGGAGGCGAGGCCAGTCGCCCTGCCCTGGGGGGCTGTACCCCCCATCACCACTGAAAAATGGCTCTGCTTACAACGGCACAGAAAATAGAAAGCTAGATGGGGAAGAGAAGGGGGCCAGAAACCACGTCCCCTCTGAGAGGAGGTCATCAAGGACAGAGACTCCCGAGAGGAAGATGCCCAGGCCGGCGAGCAGAGAGCTGGCTGCAG ATGCATCCCCAGTGACGCCCACAGGAAAACCTGTTGCCGGGACAACAGATGCAGAGGAAGCCACTAGAATCCTGGCAGAGAGACGACGCCAGGCCCGTTTGcagaaggagcaggaggagaagcagcggcgtgagcaggaggaagaggagag GCTGAGAAAGGAGGAACTGAGAAGGcagcaggaggaagaggaacGTCTCCTAGAGGAGAAGAGGCAGAGGGAGGAGCAGGAGCGGAGACATGCACTGGAGGAGGAACGATGGCTCAAGGAGCAACGCTGGAGGGATCTGCAGGCCCAGCTGGAGAGAGAG AGAGAGGAGGTGGAATTTCGGGCCCAGAAGGAGGCAGAACGTAAGCGCATTGAGAGGGAGATGCTGAAActgcaggaagagcaggagAGACTGCAGAGGAAAAAG AGGATTGAAGAGATCATGAAGAGGACCAGGAAGACAGATCCTGAGACCAAG AAGGATGCTGTTTGGGTGGAGCCGTCatgtcctgtctctctcccgCAGTCTGTCTCGTCCTCCCTACATGACCTCAGAG GTACAGGGGAAGTCAACATGCAGACAAATGTCCAGGTGAGTGGGCGGAGCTTCGGGCAGCTGGGGCCACCGGGGCCGCCAGTGTCCTGTCTCATTGGCCAGGGAGTGGACGACCTTGCTGATGAAGTTCAGGCCATGGATGTCAG CCCAGTCTCTAAGGAGGAGCTCCTCCCTGTCCAGGGATTCTTGCCTGCTGAGATCCAAAACAAGAGCACGAGCAGTGGGCAGGTCCTGGATGACCTGCTGCGCCTCACGGGCTTCGTGTCCAATCCTAAGCTTGCTCCTGAGGCCAGCCTGGGTGACTGCAACAAAAACGTGATTGAGGGCTTCTGCCCTAGCGCTGACTCACAGATGATCCAGTCTCTGACCCAGAGGTCAGGCACCCTCAGCCTGCAGTAG